The nucleotide window CGAGAAGGTAGCCATCCAACCCGCCAAGCCGGTGGTGGCGGCGGTCCACGACGGCGGCCTGGTCATCGGCCTGCCGGGCAATCCGGCGTCCGCCATGGTCGCCTTCTGGCTCTTCGTGCGGCCGGTGCTGCGCCGGCTGCTGGGCAGCGACGATCACTTCTGGAACGGTGCCCTGGACGCCGAGCTAGAGGCCCCGCTGCCCGGCGCCAAGGGCCGGGACCGCTTTCTCCCCGCCCAGGTCGCCACCCGCGGCGGCAAACTCTTCGCGGCCCCCGTCTCGCCGGTGGGCTCCCACGACCTCGCCGCCTACGCCTACGGCACCGCCCTGGTGAGGATCCCCGCCCACTCCGACCCGGCGTCGGCGGGCGCCCCCTGCCAGGTTCTGCCGCTGGCGGATTGGCCGCGGGGCTGAGGGCTCTTGCCAGGGTCTTTTCTTGACCGGGCCGCACCGGCATCGATAGGGTTTCGTCTATGATGCGAAGCATGTGCCCAAAAACTGCATCGACCCTCGGCCTTTGCGCCGTTGTCATGCTCCTGGCGGTCTCCGGCTGCGCGGCGCCGGACGCCGAACCGGTGGCGCGGCTGGAAATCGACGAGCCGACGCTGGAGCTGCCGTTCCCTGAATGGCGCAGCCTGCACCTGACCTGGACTCCAGAGAAAGAGGTGCCCCGTAGCGGTCCGTTGCTGGTCTTTCTGCACCTGCTGAACGAGGATGGCGAGCTGGTACGCACCTTCGATCATCCCCTGGACGGTGAGTGGGTCCCCAACCAACCCCTGAGCTACGAGGTCCGCATCTTCCAAAGCGCCCTGGGCCCGCCGCTGGAGCCCGGCGACTACACTCTCACCGCCGGTCTCTACACCGCCGACGGTGAGCGCTTCCCGCTGACGGTAGGCGACAACGAGGTTTCATCACCCCGCCGGCGCGAGTATCGCCTGGCGACGGTGTCGGTGCCGGAGGTCAGCCCCGACGCTCCCGGCTTCGCCTTCGCCAACAATTGGGGTGCTCTGGAGACCGGCGAGGACGCCCAGATTCTGGGCCGCCGCTGGCTCGAGGACGACGGGGTGATTCGGGTGCTCAACCTGGAGGTGCCGGGCAGCGTCTGGATGCGCCTGCGGATCCCGGCGGAGGATGGCGACGGCTCTGGCCGTACCCGTTCCGGCCGAAAACTGGCTCTCCGCGACAGCGGCCAGGCACCGACCCTCGAGGTCGCCAGCTCGTGCAGTGGCGCGGTGCGCATTCTCGAGGTTCCCGGTACTCACGAAGAGGTGCTGCCGGTCTTTCCCCAAGCCGAATCTCCGGAATGTACCCTGCGCTTGTCCGCCAACTATCGCCTGGTGGACGCCACCACCCTGCGGGAAGATGTCGCCGCCCTGGAGATCATCGCCTGGACCCCCGCCGAGCTGTAGACAGCCCGTGGCGCGGGAAAAGCCGCGTTGCGGCGGAATAGAGCGGCCTCCCGACGAGGTTGTTGTACAGAAGGTGTAGCGCCATGAGCGATGACAACTCATCCAACCGCCTGCTCCAGCTCGGCCTGCCGGTCCTCGCCGCCGCCGGCACCATGGGCGCCTTGGGCTTTGCCCGGGGCCGCTTCGAGCACAGCCAGCTCTTCAACCCCGAACGCTATCCCGCCGGCGAGTGGGAGCCCGGCCCGTTGGGCTTGCCCGCCGAGGACATCTGGTTCGACTCCGACGACCTGCGCCTCCACGGCTGGTGGATTCCCCATCCGAAGGCCCGCGCCGCCCTGCTCTACTGCCACGGCAATAGCGGTTCTATCGGTGTGCGGGTGGAAATCCTTCGCGCCCTCCACCAGCTCGGCCTCAACCTGCTGGCCTTCGACTACCGCGGCTACGGTCGCAGCGAAGGCCGCCCCAGCGAAGAGGGGCTGTTCCGCGACGCCCGGGCGGCGTACCGCCACCTGGTAGAGCATCTGGACTGCGATCCTCAGACGGTGGTCCTGCTGGGCCATTCCATGGGCGGGGCCGTAGCCATCGACGCCGCGCTGGAGCTGCCGGTTCAGGGCCTGGTGGTGGAATCCACCTTCACCGGCATCCGGGACATGGCCCGCAGCCGCTTCCGCCGGCTGCCCATGCACCTCATCGCGCGCAATCAATTCCACAATCTGGAGAAGATCGGCCGGGTGGAGATCCCCAAGCTCTTCATCCACGGCACCGCCGACGCCACCGTCCCCTTCACCATGAGCCGCCAGCTCTATGAGCGGGCCAGCGATCCCAAGAGCTTCCTGGAGCTCGAAGGCGCCGACCACAACGACCTGCACCTGAGCGGCGATCTCTACTTCGAAGGCCTGAGCAACTTTGTCAGCAGCTGCGTAACCGACTGAACTCGCATAAGAACACAAGAGAGGCAATCAGTGGATTCGAAAGAAATATTCAAATACGAAGGAATGGAGTTCGAAATCAGAACCTGGCAGACTAACAACGGCTATTCTGTAGCAGGCTTCTTCGACGATAAGCTGGTCACGAAAACTTTCCAAGTGACCCAGGACGCATCAGCTGACTTTCGCGGCCAAGGCCACGGAAAAGCACTAGAACAGGTGAGGGTGACCGTGGGATCTGACATAAAGACATGGGTTCGTAAAAATAAAT belongs to Acidobacteriota bacterium and includes:
- a CDS encoding alpha/beta fold hydrolase; this encodes MSDDNSSNRLLQLGLPVLAAAGTMGALGFARGRFEHSQLFNPERYPAGEWEPGPLGLPAEDIWFDSDDLRLHGWWIPHPKARAALLYCHGNSGSIGVRVEILRALHQLGLNLLAFDYRGYGRSEGRPSEEGLFRDARAAYRHLVEHLDCDPQTVVLLGHSMGGAVAIDAALELPVQGLVVESTFTGIRDMARSRFRRLPMHLIARNQFHNLEKIGRVEIPKLFIHGTADATVPFTMSRQLYERASDPKSFLELEGADHNDLHLSGDLYFEGLSNFVSSCVTD